A window from Zingiber officinale cultivar Zhangliang chromosome 7A, Zo_v1.1, whole genome shotgun sequence encodes these proteins:
- the LOC121999380 gene encoding 36.4 kDa proline-rich protein-like produces the protein MAPLEVPTSAAPAVPTPTIFTVPLGVPPTYPAPASVEPTVYPAPPPPRPTMYPTPAAPVPPVPPVPTVHPAPAPVVPVAPFPIPPPTVPLAATIHIDLPVPSVVYDPVYAAAPGVPPPVYLEVLPVPPSPGISLVLASIPTHLTDIAAA, from the coding sequence atggctcctttagaggtacctacctcggctgcaccCGCAGTACCCACCCCTACCATATTTACGGTACCACTAGGGGTACCACCGACATACCCGGCACCTGCTTCGGTCGAGCCTACGGtgtacccggcaccaccgccacctagaCCTACCATGTACCCGACACCAgcagcacctgtgcccccagtgcccccagtgcctacagtgcaCCCAGCACCTGCACCAGTGGTACCGGTTGCTCCATTTCCGataccaccacctaccgtacctctAGCCGCGACCATTCATATCGACCTTCCAGTACCTTCAGTGGTATATGACCCAgtttatgcagcagcaccgggagtacctcccccggtctatcTAGAGGTACTACCTGTACCACCATCTCCAGGGATTTCGTTAGTTCTCGCGTCGATCCCTACCCACCTCACTGATATTGCCGCGGCATGA